Proteins co-encoded in one Myripristis murdjan chromosome 4, fMyrMur1.1, whole genome shotgun sequence genomic window:
- the LOC115358016 gene encoding phosphatidylinositol 3-kinase regulatory subunit gamma-like, with the protein MGDSPGTFDHSAGPVMMMMSPPGQSQQHAKVPATGTPEPPPAQELLEPEMGQRDGEVLSHTLMAFLQDVASPVNPEAVFSALTTNVKERAHPPKSDTTKAMAGCDSSASDPQLSDAEWYWGDISREEANEMMRDTPDGTFLVRDASSKLKGEYTLTLRKEGNNRLIRIFQRGGKYGFSEPLAFPSVVELIQYYHNESLAQYNSRLDTRLLYPLSRHQQLGQQVVIEDDIDAVGEQLKIYQDQYQEKSREYELLFKEFTQNSQELQSKRTAIEAFSETIRIFEEQCETQERYSKEYIDMFLTPDSNTEIDKIQNKSDELQSRVEEIHNSKRRLEEELTRQALANMEVDRKMNSLKPDLVQLKKIRDQYLLWLTQQGTRQSRINDWMGVRSEDEDPYTLADDAHQEERSWYVGGMRRKEAEELLRGRRDGTFLIRDSQTQRGSFACSVVVDGDVKHCVIYRTSTGYGFAEPYNLYSSLRELVLHYRHTSLIQHNQQLNVTLAWPALSQQPS; encoded by the exons ATGGGGGACAGTCCTGGGACCTTCGACCACTCTGCAGGtcctgtgatgatgatgatgtcacctcCTGGCCAATCACAACAGCATGCAAAAGTACCTGCAACGGGAACCCCTGAGCCTCCTCCAGCACAAG AGCTCTTGGAGCCTGAGATGGGCCAAAGGGACGGTGAGGTTCTGTCTCACACCCTGATGGCGTTCCTGCAGGACGTTGCATCCCCCGTCAATCCTGAAGCTGTATTTTCTGCTTTGACAACCAACGTCAAGGAGAGAG CCCATCCACCTAAGAGCGACACAACAAAAGCGATGGCAGGCTGTGACTCCAGCGCCAGTGACCCCCAGCTATCTGATGCCGAGTGGTACTGGGGCGACATTTCAAG AGAGGAAGCCAATGAGATGATGAGAGACACTCCTGACGGCACGTTCCTGGTGCGAGATGCTTCCAGTAAGCTTAAAGGAGAATACACGCTCACGCTCAG GAAAGAGGGCAACAACAGACTGATCAGGATCTTCCAGCGAGGGGGGAAGTACGGCTTCTCCGAGCCACTGGCCTTCCCCTCTGTGGTGGAGCTGATCCAGTATTACCACAACGAGTCGCTGGCCCAGTACAACTCCAGACTGGACACGCGGCTGCTCTACCCGCTCTCCAGACACCAGCAGCTTGGA cagcaggttgtgaTAGAAGACGACATCGATGCAGTTGGAGAGCAGCTGAAGATTTACCAGGATCAATACcaagagaagagcagagagtaCGAACTTCTCTTCAAAGAGTTTACACAAAACTCCCAG GAACTGCAGAGCAAGCGGACTGCTATTGAGGCGTTCAGTGAAACCATCCGGATCTTTGAGGAGCAGTGTGAAACTCAGGAGCGTTACAGCAAGGAATACATCGACATGTTCCTCACACcggacagcaacacagagattGACAA gaTCCAAAATAAGTCGGACGAGCTCCAGTCACGTGTAGAGGAGATCCACAACAGCAagaggaggctggaggaggagctgacgAGGCAGGCGCTGGCCAACATGGAGGTCGACAGGAAGATGAACAGCCTGAAACCCGACCTCGTCCAGCTCAAGAAGATCAGGGATCAATATCTGCT GTGGCTCACCCAACAAGGCACGCGACAGAGCCGGATAAATGACTGGATGGGCGTCAGGAGCGAAGATGAAGA CCCGTACACTCTGGCGGATGATGCCCaccaggaggagaggagctggtATGTTGGTGGCATGAGGAGGAAGGAAGCGGAGGAGCtactgagggggaggagggacgGGACCTTCCTCATCAGAGACAGCCAGACTCAGAGAGGCTCCTTCGCCTGCTCAGTGGT TGTGGACGGGGATGTAAAACACTGTGTGATCTACAGGACGTCCACAGGCTACGGCTTTGCTGAACCCTACAACCTCTACTCGTCTCTAAGAGAGCTGGTCCTGCACTACCGGCACACTTCCCTGATCCAACACAACCAGCAGCTGAATGTAACTCTGGCCTGGCCCGCTCTCAGCCAGCAGCCCAGCTGA